In Chroicocephalus ridibundus chromosome 2, bChrRid1.1, whole genome shotgun sequence, the DNA window TGACAATCTAATCttggctttttgctttgtttcattataCATTAATTATAtcgatttttttttaatccagtaacTCTGTGTGATCTCTGTGTTTGATGGCAGAGATTATTTATACAGTAGGTCAGGCAAATATCCGTATGACATTCAATCTTATCTCCAGTGTGATTTTGGTATAATAACAGGTTGGGTTAACCCCTTCACGTCTCTATTTGCAAAATGTGCAAAAGGAGCCTTGAAATTGCTGACAAGTAAAGTTAGCAGCTTCACTTTTATCTAAAATGCTCGCTGAGGTGTATTAGCCCAAGAATAGGTACTACGCAGGGTGATCTGCCTGGACGAGGGTGTTGTGTTACTTACAAAGACAGTTACTTTGTCTTCATGCTGTTCTCCTACCTCTTCCCACAGAaagcaagccctgctcccctcaCACCATAAAGGTTCAAGGATCCCAAGAAGAGGCCAGTGCCTCTGAGCATCTTTGCTCCTCTGGAAAGTGTGAAGGTACCTAAGTGGATCTCCTGCAAAGAGTCTGAAATAGCAAATACATGTAGATTTTGGCTGCAGTGAGCATCAAAAGCTTTCACACTTGATAACTATCAGACACTAATTCAACGGTAGTGCTGTTTGAATAGCTCAGGCAACCCTGTATCCCAGCAGCAGCTTACTTGGGTTTAGTTCTCCATGCAAGCCTCAAGCTCTCTGGAACTGACTGAAGTCCCAGAGTCTTGTGTCTCATCCTCCGGGGAAACAGTAGAGGCTCTGAAACCTGAAAGGTACTCTTGGTATTACCAGCAAcaatattattataataattaatagCAATGATATTGCTGAAATCAGAAATGCCCTAGGACAAAAGGCAGGGACAGATTTATTGACAAAAGCAGCTGGgcaaactgttttatttttgtaagaaccAATGCAGAAGCGAATAACCTAGATGTGAAAAACAATTGTAAATGATCCAGAGAAATGTGCCCTCCTGTTTCAATGATCTCCTGTTTTACTGAGAGCATATCATTTTGCTGTCAGTAACAGCCCTCTTGCTCTCTTGCTGAGGACTTCAGGCTGCTGTCTTCTGCTCTGCATGCAGCCCATCCCCTGTTCCTGTAGAAGGCACAGTTCAGGCATATTTGTCCCCCGGTTTTGGCTTCCCGCTTCACAGGATGGATAACCATAGAAAACGGACCTCTTGACTTACTGCGGTCTGGGTCTTATGACTTATGACCTATGACctatttttattagcatttttaaaaggagaaaagatgaaagaatggCATTTTAGGTTCTACTACTAACAGCAAATTTTGGGGCTAGCAGTAAGCTCCTTTAAAAATCCAGCCTCTCTACTGTGAAAGGGAATAGCCACTGCTGCATTGGATGAGATGTAAACCAATATAAATGAATTATTGTTGGCTGTTATCCCACGGACACTTTTCCCCTAAGTTGTGCAACTGGCTATGACTGTGATGCCCCTGGTCATGACTATGATGCCCCTGGTCTGGGGCTGGATCTCACTTTTTTCTCCATCACTACTGCCTACTTTTCTCCCTAGTGCATGTGGAAAAGATTGTTCCTGGAAAGCCATGTATTAGGTTGGGGAGGGAAGAACGGGAGTTTCATGTGCATCCATAGAAAGGCTTGTTCTGTGAAAGCCATGCATTATTTTGGGGAGGATAGGGGAGTTTCATGTACATCCTGGCATTTAACCTATGTGACGGACCCAGGCATTAAAGTAAGCAGTAGTTTTTTGTCATCGTCTCAAACTTTCCTTCACATGAGATGCTGTAATATGTATTTGAAAGCCCTATtacatttaaattgcttttggaGTAAATTCTTGGggaatttactttttcttttatcagCATAAGATAGCAACCACTTAAGAAAGCATATCTGACGGTGTTGAAAGCTCATGTCATCAGTGCCTACAGCCCTCAGAGACTGCGGTAAAGGGCATGTTACTTGGTTGGTGgtgctcttttctgtttctggGCCCAGAGAGACACGGTGCCTGAAGAATACAAAGAGATTTAAACAGCTGATGCTAGTTTAGGTGCCTGGAGCCAGTGCTAAAGggatcatttacatttttcaaagtcCCTGCTAAGCCATAGCTCATTCTGGTAGGCACTGAAAAGCCTTTATCTCCATGGCTGGCTCCATGGCTGGAATAACCTGGGGTTAGTAATGCTGACTGCAGCCGAAGGGGTGAAGAGGAAGCTTTTTTATATTAACTCTCCACACAGGAGCCCGTGCTCTGCAACGTGCTTTCACTTTACCTCTTGTCAAAGTGTTTCTGGATTATTTCTGCAGCTAGGCAAACTCACCTGTGCCATCACTGTATGGAGCAGCTGGCTCATGGCAAGATGACTAAAGGACTTTAACCTGTCTTGCCAGAAGGGCTCAATAGTTCTTAAAAAATGCCTGGCTGGTCTATGCACACACAACATTGTGAACAAGGTGTTTTACAACAGTGCCCAAACCCTTTAGGTGCCACCAAGgaaatatattactttttttatcccattttttTGAACCTGATGACCCATGATTTGGTGCAGAAAGTCCATAGCCTTCCCTAGCCAGGCTTGCCATGAGACAGCCTGTCACTTCTTTTCTCTTACTGAGTTCCTGCAGTTTTAATTTTAGGTATTTcgaaaatattttccacattctAGCAAAATTaattgctgggggaaaaaaatagcaaaagtcGTTCTGGAAAAGTTAGAGAATATTAGTGCAAGACAAACTTGGAACACCTCATTATCTGCATGCAGAATCTAATTCTAAAAGTCATGCTTATCCAACCAgaatagaaaaataatacaaaatggCACATATGCCTTTGCCACAAAGTAACAGCAAACAGTCAATACATGCTTGAATCGGATTATACATCAATAACCTAAGCACTGTCAattacttggagaaaaaaatcctaataatCCATAGagctgaaataaagcatttttgaTAGGGGATAAATGACAGAGAAGGGACtaggtttttttatatttctatcAATCATAGCTATTTCTTTTCATATGCTTGATgcaatatatgtgtgtgtgtgtcacataGCCATTTTGGATATTAAGCTTACAATTCAGGATTAGTTTCttacctaaagaaaaataatgacaatatTCCATTggttattttggggtgttttaaaCATATCCAGAGGAGCAGTCCCAGTAGGAAATTATTTGGCAAGTCACTTGAATTTTTGGTGATTAGAGGATAAAGATCACTTGTACACAAACTTATATAAAACTTTATGTTCTGTGAGTCACTCCATGTGGctttaaagctttaaagaaaaaaaaaaaaaatcccaaactttaTTTAACATGCAAAATGAGGTCATTGGCTAAGAATTATTGagaaacaaatgagaaaagtCTTGTACAAAAGTAACCCTTGCCTAGAATTCATCTGCTGTCTTCTGACAAGTGGTTCAAATTAGGGGACAACAGTTGGAACACCTAAAAATTACCATCAAAAGTCTTCAGTAAACACAACTTTACATCATGGATGTTTTTAACCTCCCGACTCTTATCTGTTTGTGTTCTTTAAAGCAATGTCATGGAGATTGGTAGATGAGTTGTAGTATTACATCAAACAGAGCCTACATAAACATATACACTACTTTCACTTCATTGATGTCCCATGGCCTATACAAAATCATTGCCTTGTTGATCAATACTGCCCTAAGTTATCATAATCTGTTCTAACATATGTTCattaaatttatataaatgaaatatgAAGGGACTGATTTTTATGGGTCTACCATTTGTGCAGAAGAACATCGGCTCACGAAGTCTGCTTTAGCAGAGTTTTTGGTTTCCTCAGTTTGATTGTACAAAagacagcaagggaaaaaaggcTGGGCCATCATTTAGAGATGACTTGCAAtcataaaggaaacaaaacaagaacatcttcaaaatttttttttcatctatgggttcttttgtttatcttttgtttATCTCACTGGGTAAACTGAAAAAATCGGGCTTCTAAGAGGCTGCCAGTTGTTAGGAATTGCCTGGCCAGTTCAGATACTGACAGCTTCctgacagcaaggaaaaatatgccaaaGGACTGAAAACATAGACCTGCTTTGGAAAAATGAGATTCTTCTGAAACTAATGGAAGTCTTGTGAAGTAGACCTGTACGTCAGACAAAGAATCTGTTCTTGCATTAAATGTCTTTCTGTATCTagttacttaaaaataatggtgatgtgttaaaaaaaacttttaaaaaacatttcatgtGTATCATTAAAAGCTATTTCCTCTCAGTTCacgtctcctttttttttaagatggaaaaactgcaggcaggACAGTAGCAGTCACTCTGGAGTACAGTCATTCCAGGGGCAAGTAACTTCTCTTAAGCAGTCAGTGGTGGAACGATCCTCCACACTGTTCATACAAAGCTATCTAACACAGCAGAGAGACGTACATAGATAAGTGAATGAATACGTGCATACACATCTACAAATGCATATGAGCTCTTTGGGTCTTTGTCATTTTACAACTGGCTCTACTTttcatttgtaacttttttttcatgtttcttcatgAAAGAGTCTTTGTTTTGcgttgtttcctttttctctttgagggAGCAAAGAAGacatatttctgtatatttttcactTCACATTGCATGGTAAAAGAATGGTGATTTTCCATGACAgatgtacaagaaaaaaatagacatgaaagaggggaaagagcATTAGAGCTTGAAAAATTTAATTGTGATGTTCCGTAGAAATTGTCGTGCTCTAGATTTTCAGCCAAGATTTGCTCCTGGTCCACAGAAGTCCACAGAATTCTTTTCAGATCTGTACACTTAGTTTTGTATAAAATGCTAGTGAGTTTTAAAGGCTTCCAACTTTTGTGTATCCAGATATATATCCCTAAAacaacttgaatttttttttttaaaaaatcccacaaTTAAATGAAGTAAAGTGAAAATGTCTCAAGTTGTAAAAGACTGTAACCAATGAGAATACTTTTAAGAACTGAGTTATGAATATAGGGGGATGAAAATTcactacattaaaataaaacttttgacATCAATAccagaaaaaagaagagtgaatACTATAACGTTAAACAATGCTCTGCAGTTCTGCTTCACTTTCTTTCACATGaatgatgtatttaaaaaagagAACTAAATGCAAAgtaaccaaccaaacaaaaatcatgCTACATTACATGACTTGACAGTGGAATTTGCTATTTCCAGCTCAGTACATACTGCAAATACCAGGATAAAATAATCTGTTCAGCACAGTGAAGTTTGAATACTTTTGCTTTTATTGCAGTGACAACGGTTGCatgcaaaggagaaaaggaaagattttttttttttcttcccaggtgATATATGAGGAGGTGGAGAGGGTAAcaggacagagagaaaagcagatatctcatttatttctgctctgtttgaCAAACACTAGTTTCCCCCAAGTGCATGTTTTGAGGACTGATACTCCTCTTATCCCAGCAGCAGTAGCAAAACTGAGCCCAGACACGGGAGATCCCTCCAGCTTCAGCTGCACAGCCCATCCCGGAGGTTAATGCAAGGACTCCTACGTGCATATGTGCAGTGGTTACAGGATCCTGATGGCTTTATCACCCTTGGGGCCTCCTCTTTGGTATGTCGGTGTCCTCCTAACCTGCAGCCACATGACGAAAATTAAACAAGGGTTTGTTGCATTTGTTGCTGTGGAAATATGAAGTCAGTTGCTTCAGTTTCAATGGGATTTCCCTCCTCCcctacctccccccccccacccacaccccccaccccctttttttaaacatttacgTTTTCATAAAACGTCAAGAACAGGAGACAGGAGACTTTCGTGACAGGCAAAATTCATTCATCCATTCCCCTCTGCGggtttcccctccacccccacgaCACATTTTTCCTTGTTAACTGTGCTAGGACGGAGAGGTGGGGGTGAGGGAATAAAAGCATTCCTGCAtgtctggaggaaagaaaaaagataaagggGGAAAgtgaaaggggaggggaagagtgGTCAGGGACTTGAACCGCCAGTGAAATGATGCTTCTCCAGCCCTCTTGTTCAGATAATAGTTAACTCGGGGTTAAAGATTAATAGCCAGGCAAAGCACTGTATAAATGGCCCGGGCGAGCTGAATGTATGCAAactgcctcctgctcctcagcctgctgAGCTGCCCTCTCTGTGGTCCCTCCTCATCAGCGACATGAGTAGCCTGCGGTCTCTGCTGCGCCGCTGCTGGCTgccgtccctgctgctgccggcgCTCCTGGGCCCCCGCCTCGCCGCCGGGGTGGCCCTGGAGCCCATGCACTGCGCCCCGTGCACCCAGGAGAAGGTCGCCCTCTGCCCGCCCGTCGCGCCCGGCTGCCCGGAGACGGCCCGGCAGcccggctgcggctgctgccagaCCTGCGCCCTCGGGCCGGGCCAGCCGTGCGGGGTCTACACGGCCCGCTGCCGCCAGGGGCTCCGCTGCCACGTCCCCGCGGGAGAGCCCCGGCCCCTCTCCGCCCTCATCCAGGGACAAGGGACGTGCCTGCCCGCCAGCGAAGCCGGAGGGATGCGCACGGCGGAGCCGGCAGGTACCTTGCAATCGCGTCCCCGCTCCGCGCCGGCGGGCtggggagccgggagccgggCGCTGCGGCAGAGCCCCTCGCCCAGGGGCAACTAGGTCTCGGCAGCGGGATGCGCCTGGCGCCAGGGAAGGCGCTGCGGGACCTGGTCGTCAGGAGCTTGGAAAAATGAGCAAAGTTAGGCAGGCGTTTGAAAAATAGGGAAGCCGGACTGCGTTTTCCAGGAAAACGTGCTCAGACTTGCGTGAGGTGAGACGCatcctggtgcggagccaagagaTGTTCGCAGCAGGCTCTTACGTACGCCACGGGGAACAAGCAGGAAAGCCGTAAAGCGTAGTAATGGGATGATGCAGAATAATCAGAATAAGGTTTCTGGGAAGTTACAGACAGTTTTTCTTTAGTAGTAAACAGTAACTAGAGTAGGACAAATGTTTTCTAGACTTTGTTTATGTCCGTCTCCGAAAGTCATGATAGAGATAGAAAAGACCTAAACAGGCTTTGTGCCTGGCTTCATTTCAAGAATAAAACGTATTTAAAGTACTGCTGTGCTAGTCAAACTATCTTTGAGCAAAAAGACATATCAAGCATCTTATGCTATATGATGATCAGGAACTTCTTCAgtgttatttcattattattattattactactactactactaccaccACCATCATTTACTGCTATGTCCATGCAGTGGTGAGTAAGGTAACTCAGTAGCATTACAAAAATAATCGTTGTAGACTCAAAATAACAATGACCATTGGTGGCAGTAAGGGGAGTTTGTCTTGTACTTGAgggggcagggcaggaagggaacAGTGACTAAACTGAGGGTTTAAGGCTCCTGCAGTTGAAAAGGTctagtattttattcttttttctttctttctttttttctttctttctttccttccttcctttcttcctttcttccttccttccttcctcttccttccttccttccttccttccttccttccttccttccttccttccttccttccttccttccttccttcctttttttctctccctttctctctctctttcttttctttctgtatttatttgtttatttctctctttctctctttcctgcctCAATTTTCCACCTccattttttcttaaacattgtCAAAGTGAAAAACGGGTAGTTTTTAGTCCGTTGGATGACTATTTACAGCCTTCATCCAACAAGTTATTTAGACATATGCCAAACTTTTATCCCATGATGAGTCCCTGTAATTCCAAAGAGCTTCTCTTGCCTCTAGTGGGAGAGTTCACACATGCTGGGTTAGGCCCTGGCGTGCGGACCATGATCAATGGTCCGAAACTGCCGATCCAAACAGTTTCTGCTATTCCCTGGCTATTTGATGCACTGCAGGGCAGCTTGAGCTACTGACGGCTCCTGTGAATTGCTACCCCTTCTTATATGCGAGGCAAGCCGTGGAACAAAGTATAGGATGCCATGGGATCTGGTCTGGACCGGTTCGTCTCctaaataaaaactgaaacacatcATGCTGACAAAAGTCTAAATTCATAGCAAGATTAACTCCAGTCTTTCCGCATTTAGTAAAGTGTTTACAATCCACTGTGGTGAAGaaagttttttcattttgaacagaCTGGCTGCAGCTTCATCTTTGGTATTAGAGTGATTTTGATGGATCATGAAATAACCAGCTTGTTAGAGAACAGTTGATGCATCTTCATATGAATTTATGACAAAAGTTTAATTTGCTGTGCGTGTAATTTATTACTCCTGCAAGAGCTACTGTTATGGATCTGTCTTagatactacttttttttttttgctgttgttgattctttttctttacctttttaacttggaaaaataGATGCACCAGTTCACTGAAGATATTCACCTTAATATCATTCTTTTCCAGACTCTATTGAACCTGAGGATATACCTTTGGAAAGCACTGAAATGACACAGGATCAGCTGCTGAACTATCAGTTGATGTTTCCCATAGGCCAGGACAAATCTATACCCTGGAATGCCATCACTGCATatgaaaacatgaaagcaaagagaATATCTGAACTCAAGAAATGGAAAGAGCAGGTGGGTTTTCTTTGCAAACCTTTCAGGGACCATTTCAGCAGATGCTATCAATTCAGAATCCAAACTAAAAATGCGCCT includes these proteins:
- the IGFBP1 gene encoding insulin-like growth factor-binding protein 1 — translated: MSSLRSLLRRCWLPSLLLPALLGPRLAAGVALEPMHCAPCTQEKVALCPPVAPGCPETARQPGCGCCQTCALGPGQPCGVYTARCRQGLRCHVPAGEPRPLSALIQGQGTCLPASEAGGMRTAEPADSIEPEDIPLESTEMTQDQLLNYQLMFPIGQDKSIPWNAITAYENMKAKRISELKKWKEQGPCQKELYRALYKLAKAQQRSGGEIYKFYLPNCNKNGFYHSKQCETSLDGESAGCWCVYPKNGRRIPGSPEMKGDPECQQYLNSQE